In the genome of Lysobacter sp. 5GHs7-4, the window ACGCCCAGCGCCGCGCTTTCGCGTTCCAGCGCGACATAGGCATCGAACCAGGCCAGCACCTGCGCCTGCGCGGGCGCGCCCAGGCGCGGCTGCAGATAGCGGCGCAGGTCGTTGCGGATGGCCGCCAGGTCGCGCTCGCCCAGGCGGGTGAGGAAGTAATCGAACAATCGCCGCATCGCGCGATCCACCACCGGCTTGCCGGCGGCGTCCAGGGTCAGGGCGCCGTCGACGGCGGTGTCGCGCAGGGAATCGCCTGCGCCCGCCGGCGCGGCGGGCCGGCGTGCGGACGCCGGCGCGGCGGCGGAGGCCTGCGCGTTCGCCGCCGACGGTACGGGCGCACGAGCCGGCGCCGTCTCGCGACGCCAGCCCGACAGCGCCACCGCCAGCACCACGCCGGCGGCCAACATCAATACCAAGGTGAAACGCAGCATGCCTACAACCCGGCGTTCTTCAGCCTATTGAGGTGGGCACGGTAAACGCTGGGCGGGCTGGATGCGAACAGGCCGCGCAGGCCGGCGACCTGGTTGACCTCGTCGAGGTGGTTCCAGGCGTAGTCGTCGCGGATCACGCTGCCCAGGTGCGAGGAGCAGCGCCCGACCAGGCCGTCGTTGGCCTCGAAGCCGAAGAACAGCGCGCCCGCGCCCATCAGCAGATCGCTGGGATCGAACACATTGCTCAAGGGCTGGGTGCCGCCCATCGAGTAATAACGCACGCCGCGCACGCTGGCCGCGCCCTGGCCGCAGGCGCTGGCGGGCAGGCCTTCGGGATAGCGCGCGTTGAACGCGGCCGCGCCCCTGCTGTCCAGCGAGGCCAATGCCGCCAACGCATCCTGCGGATCGTCGTCGCCGGACAGGAACTCCAGGAACGAGCCCAGCGCGTCGGCGAGGCCGGCGACCAGGCCGCGGCCGGGCGAGCCCGGCGGGAACGCGGTGCCGATGCCGTCGGCGACCTTGCTGCCGGTGTGCGGGCTGCCCATCGAGGTGATCGAGGCGACCAGATCCGGCCGCACCGAGGCCACGTAGCGCGCGGTCGGGCCGCCGTGGCTGTGGCCGATCAGGTTGAAGCGGGTGTAGCCGTAGGTCGCCTGCAGGGTTTCCAGATAGTCGATCAGCTGTTCGCCGCGCAGTTCGCTGGAGTTGGCCGAGGACACGTTGGCGACGTAGACCTTGGCGCCGCCGGCACGCAGCTGGCCGGGAATGTCGTACCAGTAGTCGTAGAGGCCGCCGAGCTCGTCGAAGCCGAACAGGCCGTGCACCAGTACCACGGGATGCTTGGTCTTGGTGTAGTCGTCGGCGCTGGCCGGCAGGGCCGCCGCCAGCAACAGCAGGACCGCGAACACGCGGGCCCAGACTCCGGCGCGCAAGGCGCCCGTACGCAGGATCGATCGCGACATGTTCCCTCCCAGAAACCGTGCCGTACCGCTGGCGAGGCCGGCGGCGCCGGCCCGTCCGACTGTACGAATGCGTATGGGCGCTGCACGCCGCAGTGCACCATACGGGAGCGAACTGTGATGCTTATCGCGCGCGACCGCCGCAACCGGCACCGTCCGCCACGACCGATGCTGCATCGCACCCAACGCCGGTCGCGCGTGCGGCGCCCTACTGCGCCGCCGCCGTGCGTCCCCAGGCCTGGATGATGCGGGCGATCTCGCGCACGCCGTCGCTGAGCGCGGCCGGACCGGGCTGCAGGATGATCGGCGACTTGATCTCGTGCAGCTGACCGTCGCGCACCGCCGGAATCGCGTCCCAGCCGGGGCGCGCGGCGACGCGCTCGGGGCGGAACTTCTTGCCGCACCACGAGCCGAACACGATGTCCGGCGCCAGCGGGATCACCTCGGCGGAATCGGCCAGGATGCGATGCTTGGCCAGCGATTGCGCCGCGTGTTCGGGAAACACGTCGTCGCCGCCCGCGATCCGCACCAGCTCGGCGACCCAGCGGATGCCGGTGATCAGCGGCTCGTCCCATTCCTCGAAATACACCTTGGGCCGGCGCGGCAACGCGGCGCTGGCGCGCTCGATCTCCTCCAGGCCGCGGCGCAGGCCGTCGGCGTAGGCGCGCGCCTTATCGGCCGCGCCGACCAGCGCGCCCAGCCGCAGGATGTAGTCGAGGATGCCCTCGACGCTGCGGTGGTTGCTGATCCACACCTCCACGCCCTGCTTGATCAGCGCGGCGGCGATCTCGGACTGGATGTCGGAAAAGCCGATCACGAAGTCCGGCTGCAGCTTCAGGATCTCGTCGATCTTGGCGCTGGTGAAGGCGCTGACCTTGGGCTTTTCCTTGCGCGCGACCGGCGGACGCACGGTGAAGCCGCTGATGCCGACGATGCGGTGCTGCTCGCCGAGCGCGTACAGCGTTTCGGTCGGTTCTTCGGTGAGGCAGACGATGCGTTGGGGGCCCATGGCGCGATTGTCGCATTAGCGGCGGCGCTGCGGTTCGCCGCGCTCGGCGCATCCTGCCGGCGGTCTGCAGCGCAAGAATCAACGCAGGGCTTTGCGGAAGTACACCACACGCTCGGTCTCTTCGAAGCCGCAGGCGGCGTGCGCCTGGTGCGCCAAGGTGTTGTCGAGCAGCGAATCGGACGCGAGCTCGTCGCAACCGCGCGCCAGCGTCCAGGCCTCGACCTGCGCGATCAGCCCGCGGCCGATGCCGCGGCCGCGCGCGGACGGCGCCACGTACCAGCCTTCGAGAAACCCGACCGGCGAGCGGTCGGTGCCGTTGACGTAGTCGCCGCGCAGGCTGGCTTCGGCGAAACCGCAGGCCTGGCCGCGTTCGTCGAACGCGAGCAGGCAGACCTGGCGCTCGGGCTGCGCCAGCATTTCCAGCATGTCGTCGCGGTGATCGGTGGCCGGCTCGCCGTCCTCGTCCGGCCACAAGGCGCTGCGCAGTTGCGCCCAGGCGGTCAGATCGGCCTGCGTCGCCGGCCGCACGCGCCAGGCCGCGTCGCTCACGGATACAGCATCCGCTTCGACCAGTCGCCGGCGCGGTCGCATTCGTACAGCCAGCGCTCGTGCAGACGGAAATCGGCGCCGTACCAGAACTCGACCTTTTCCGGACGCACGCGCAACCCGGTCCAGCGCGGCGGGCGCGGCACGTCGCGGCCCTCGAAGCGCTGCTCGGCCTGGCTCAGGCGCTGCTCGAAGGTGTCGCGCGAATCCAGCGTCTCGGACTGCAGCGAGGCCCACGCGCCGATCTGGCTCACGCGCGGACGCGAGGCGAAATACGCGTCGGCCTCGGCGTCGGCGACGATCTCGACCGCGCCTTCCACCCGCACCTGCACGCCATTGCGCACGCGCGGCCAGTGGAACAGCAGCGCCGCATGCGGATTGGCCTGCAGCTCGCGGCCCTTGCGGCCGTCCAGATGGGTGTAGAACACGAAGCCGCGCGCATCGTGCGCCTTCAGCAGCACGGTGCGCGCCGACGGACGCGCGTCCAGGCCGGCGGTGGCGACGGTCATCGCGGTCGGATCGGGTTCGCCGGCGATGCGCGCCTCTTCGAACAGACCGCTGAATCCGGCGATGGCTTCGGCTAACAGGGGATGTGGGTTCATTGGGTTATTGTGGCCCGATGCCGGCCGCTCCGCATCCCTCCGCCGCCCAGGCCTATGCCGCGGACTTCGTGGAGCGCGTGCTCGACGACGCGCTGTCGCATTCGGCGCGCACGTACGCGATCGCCGGCCTGCAGGGCAGCGGCAAATCGACCCTGGCCGCGCAGGTCGCCGCGCACGCACAGGAACGCGGTTTGCGCGTGGCGGTGCTGTCGATCGACGACTGCTACCTGGGCCGGCGCGAACGCGCGCAACTGGGCCGTCGCGTGCACCCCTTGCTGGCCACGCGCGGACCGCCGGGCACGCACGCGGTCGAGCTGGCCTGCGCCACCCTGGACGGCCTGCGCGCGGGCGGCGAGGTGCGCCTGCCGCGCTTCGACAAGCTCGGCGACCGGCGCCTGCCGCCGTCGCGCTGGCCGCGCCTGCGCGCGGTCGATCTGACCCTGTTCGAGGGCTGGTTCCTGAAAACGCCCGCGCAAACCCAAGCCGAGCTGATCGCACCGATCAACGAACTGGAGCGCGCGGAAGATCCCGACGGCGTCTGGCGCGGCTACTGCAACCGGGCCCTGGCCGAGGCCTATCCGCCCTTGTGGGCGCGCCTGGACCGCCTGCTGTTCCTGCAACCGCCCGGCTTCGAGCACGTGCCCGAGTGGCGCTGGCAGCAGGAGCGCGCGCTGCAGGCCGCCCGCCCCGGACGCGTCGGCATGGACCGCGCGGGGGTCGAGCGCTTCGTGCGCCTGTTCGAACGCGTGAGCCGCCAGGCGCTGGCGCGGCTGCCGGCGATCGCCGAGGTGAGCGTGGCGGTCGACGCGCGACGGCGCGTGCGGGACTGGCGCGTGCGCGACTGACGCGCACGCGCTCGGCCGGCACCGTCGCGCGGCGCCGGACTTACTCGA includes:
- a CDS encoding triacylglycerol lipase, encoding MSRSILRTGALRAGVWARVFAVLLLLAAALPASADDYTKTKHPVVLVHGLFGFDELGGLYDYWYDIPGQLRAGGAKVYVANVSSANSSELRGEQLIDYLETLQATYGYTRFNLIGHSHGGPTARYVASVRPDLVASITSMGSPHTGSKVADGIGTAFPPGSPGRGLVAGLADALGSFLEFLSGDDDPQDALAALASLDSRGAAAFNARYPEGLPASACGQGAASVRGVRYYSMGGTQPLSNVFDPSDLLMGAGALFFGFEANDGLVGRCSSHLGSVIRDDYAWNHLDEVNQVAGLRGLFASSPPSVYRAHLNRLKNAGL
- a CDS encoding cobalamin-binding protein, yielding MGPQRIVCLTEEPTETLYALGEQHRIVGISGFTVRPPVARKEKPKVSAFTSAKIDEILKLQPDFVIGFSDIQSEIAAALIKQGVEVWISNHRSVEGILDYILRLGALVGAADKARAYADGLRRGLEEIERASAALPRRPKVYFEEWDEPLITGIRWVAELVRIAGGDDVFPEHAAQSLAKHRILADSAEVIPLAPDIVFGSWCGKKFRPERVAARPGWDAIPAVRDGQLHEIKSPIILQPGPAALSDGVREIARIIQAWGRTAAAQ
- the aac(6') gene encoding aminoglycoside 6'-N-acetyltransferase; translated protein: MSDAAWRVRPATQADLTAWAQLRSALWPDEDGEPATDHRDDMLEMLAQPERQVCLLAFDERGQACGFAEASLRGDYVNGTDRSPVGFLEGWYVAPSARGRGIGRGLIAQVEAWTLARGCDELASDSLLDNTLAHQAHAACGFEETERVVYFRKALR
- the pdxH gene encoding pyridoxamine 5'-phosphate oxidase — encoded protein: MNPHPLLAEAIAGFSGLFEEARIAGEPDPTAMTVATAGLDARPSARTVLLKAHDARGFVFYTHLDGRKGRELQANPHAALLFHWPRVRNGVQVRVEGAVEIVADAEADAYFASRPRVSQIGAWASLQSETLDSRDTFEQRLSQAEQRFEGRDVPRPPRWTGLRVRPEKVEFWYGADFRLHERWLYECDRAGDWSKRMLYP
- a CDS encoding kinase, translated to MPAAPHPSAAQAYAADFVERVLDDALSHSARTYAIAGLQGSGKSTLAAQVAAHAQERGLRVAVLSIDDCYLGRRERAQLGRRVHPLLATRGPPGTHAVELACATLDGLRAGGEVRLPRFDKLGDRRLPPSRWPRLRAVDLTLFEGWFLKTPAQTQAELIAPINELERAEDPDGVWRGYCNRALAEAYPPLWARLDRLLFLQPPGFEHVPEWRWQQERALQAARPGRVGMDRAGVERFVRLFERVSRQALARLPAIAEVSVAVDARRRVRDWRVRD